One window of the Chryseobacterium sp. CY350 genome contains the following:
- a CDS encoding bifunctional 5,10-methylenetetrahydrofolate dehydrogenase/5,10-methenyltetrahydrofolate cyclohydrolase, protein MAEILDGLKVSKEIKAEIKVEVDKILESKRRAPHLVAILVGNNGASKAYVNAKVKDCEEVGFQSSLVKFPSTVSESELLEKIEELNKDKSVDGFIVQLPLPDQVDQEKIINAIDPRKDVDGFHPTNFGKMALEMDTFLPATPFGILTLLERYNIETKGKDCVIIGRSKIVGRPMSILMGRKDFPGNSTVTLTHSYTKDIEEYTKKADIVITALGDPHFLKGEMIKDGAVIVDVGITRVDDDSPKGYYLAGDVDFDSCAEKASWITPVPGGVGPMTRAMLMKNTIIAYKTSVYND, encoded by the coding sequence ATGGCAGAAATTCTTGACGGATTAAAAGTTTCCAAAGAAATAAAAGCAGAAATCAAGGTTGAAGTTGATAAAATCTTAGAAAGCAAAAGAAGGGCACCTCATTTGGTTGCGATTCTTGTTGGAAATAACGGAGCGAGCAAGGCTTATGTAAATGCTAAAGTAAAGGACTGCGAAGAAGTTGGTTTTCAATCTAGCTTAGTTAAATTTCCAAGCACAGTTTCTGAATCTGAATTATTGGAAAAAATTGAGGAACTTAATAAAGATAAATCTGTAGACGGTTTTATCGTTCAATTACCTTTACCAGACCAGGTTGATCAGGAGAAAATCATCAACGCAATCGATCCAAGAAAAGATGTTGACGGTTTCCATCCTACAAATTTCGGAAAAATGGCTTTAGAAATGGATACTTTCTTACCTGCAACGCCTTTCGGAATTTTAACATTATTGGAAAGATACAATATTGAAACAAAAGGTAAAGATTGTGTGATCATTGGTAGAAGTAAAATCGTAGGAAGACCTATGAGTATTTTGATGGGCAGAAAAGATTTCCCGGGAAATTCTACGGTGACACTTACGCATTCTTACACAAAAGATATCGAAGAATATACAAAAAAGGCAGACATCGTAATTACCGCTTTAGGAGATCCTCACTTCTTAAAAGGTGAAATGATCAAAGACGGAGCAGTAATCGTAGATGTAGGAATTACAAGAGTGGATGACGATTCTCCGAAAGGGTATTATCTGGCAGGCGATGTAGATTTTGACAGCTGTGCAGAAAAAGCAAGCTGGATTACTCCGGTTCCTGGAGGCGTAGGTCCCATGACAAGAGCAATGTTGATGAAAAACACCATTATTGCTTACAAAACTTCGGTCTATAATGACTAA
- a CDS encoding DUF4349 domain-containing protein has product MKTTYIKLPLATILLLGIYSCKKGEASANDYSLSTSADSAAVVSEDISSVATMKVKDKQFIKTANLDMEVKDVYEATISIEKSVQELGGFVSNSNLRSNVVSEETFNTSNEEATLVKKYQTENSMQVRVPTEKLGELLTLINNKKLFLNVRIINAEDVTSNIKYAELEGKRIEKTGENISELKTNKDKVKLSDDNMSEENRQKLANLDINDNLKYSTVDIFIKEPQLRVAEIAVTNTTNIDNKYKFAFFYSAKNAFVEGYYLIQRIIVGLIMIWPILIIAGLGFYFYRKNQSKKKVNQTFEEQNTAS; this is encoded by the coding sequence ATGAAAACTACTTACATCAAATTACCACTGGCCACAATTCTTTTATTAGGAATTTATTCATGTAAAAAAGGAGAAGCAAGCGCAAATGACTACTCACTTTCTACAAGTGCCGATTCTGCAGCGGTAGTCTCTGAGGATATTTCTTCTGTAGCGACCATGAAGGTAAAAGACAAGCAGTTCATCAAAACTGCGAACTTGGATATGGAAGTTAAAGATGTTTATGAAGCCACAATTTCGATCGAAAAATCAGTTCAGGAGTTAGGAGGCTTTGTGAGTAACAGCAATTTGCGAAGTAATGTAGTTTCGGAAGAGACCTTCAATACATCCAATGAAGAAGCAACACTTGTGAAAAAATATCAAACTGAAAATTCTATGCAGGTGCGCGTTCCTACGGAAAAGCTGGGAGAATTATTAACACTCATCAATAATAAAAAGCTTTTTCTAAATGTAAGAATTATCAATGCGGAAGATGTGACCTCAAATATCAAATATGCAGAACTGGAAGGAAAAAGAATTGAGAAAACCGGGGAAAATATTTCTGAGCTTAAAACAAATAAAGATAAAGTAAAACTGAGTGATGATAATATGTCTGAAGAAAATCGACAAAAGCTCGCCAATTTGGATATTAACGACAACCTTAAATATAGTACGGTTGACATTTTCATCAAAGAACCACAACTTCGTGTTGCGGAGATTGCTGTGACAAACACAACCAATATTGACAATAAATATAAGTTCGCTTTTTTCTACAGTGCAAAAAACGCTTTTGTGGAAGGCTATTATTTAATCCAAAGAATAATTGTTGGGTTAATTATGATTTGGCCGATACTTATAATTGCAGGACTGGGATTTTACTTTTATAGAAAAAATCAATCTAAAAAGAAAGTTAATCAGACTTTTGAAGAACAAAATACGGCATCCTAA
- a CDS encoding AI-2E family transporter: MNFFKIPFLLKLALAVISIIGIGYLINLGQSILAPFFLAFLMAMLFLPIANFFEKKLRFPRSISTIISVTMMLVILTGLIYFFGSQISSFSRDIPQLTKQFNTVFHDLQKWVSRTFNVKIDEQFTYLDQGLNKILSSSGIILGFTFGIFSSSLGFLAFFILFFIFILNYRRILNNFIVNVFNEKHKASVQEVVSEVRIMTKRYIIGLCLQIIIVSVLTTTVLTILGVKYAILLGVLTGLLNVIPYIGICISLLISCFIAFATGTVSTCIYVAIGYVIVHVIDGNIVLPFVVGSKVKINALFSFIGILIGEHLWGISGMFLCIPAIAIIKIIFERVEGLQPWGRLLGEDEKPNKKKKSYKISKNITLKEMD; encoded by the coding sequence ATGAATTTCTTTAAAATTCCTTTTCTTCTGAAACTTGCACTTGCTGTAATCTCAATCATCGGAATAGGATATCTTATCAACCTCGGGCAGAGTATTTTAGCTCCGTTTTTTTTAGCTTTTTTGATGGCAATGCTTTTTTTGCCAATTGCTAATTTTTTTGAGAAAAAACTCAGATTTCCAAGATCAATTTCTACTATAATTTCTGTTACGATGATGCTTGTCATTTTAACAGGGCTCATCTATTTTTTCGGATCCCAGATTTCAAGCTTCAGCAGAGATATTCCGCAACTTACAAAACAGTTTAACACTGTTTTTCACGATCTGCAAAAATGGGTTTCACGCACTTTTAATGTAAAAATTGATGAGCAGTTTACGTATCTCGATCAGGGATTAAATAAGATTTTATCTTCATCAGGGATAATTTTGGGATTCACGTTCGGTATTTTTTCGTCAAGTTTGGGGTTTTTAGCATTTTTTATTCTTTTCTTCATTTTTATTTTAAATTACAGAAGAATTTTAAACAACTTTATCGTCAATGTATTTAATGAAAAGCACAAAGCAAGCGTACAGGAAGTGGTTTCTGAAGTAAGAATCATGACCAAAAGATACATCATCGGTCTTTGTCTTCAAATCATTATTGTATCAGTTCTTACCACAACGGTTCTAACTATTTTAGGAGTAAAATATGCAATTTTATTAGGCGTTTTAACCGGATTATTAAACGTAATTCCATACATAGGAATCTGTATTTCGCTTCTCATTTCATGCTTTATAGCGTTTGCGACCGGCACGGTTTCCACATGCATTTATGTTGCGATCGGCTATGTAATTGTTCATGTAATTGACGGAAATATTGTTCTTCCATTTGTTGTAGGTTCCAAAGTAAAGATCAATGCCCTTTTTTCATTTATCGGAATTCTTATAGGAGAACATCTTTGGGGAATTTCGGGTATGTTTCTCTGTATTCCGGCAATAGCAATTATTAAAATTATTTTTGAACGAGTGGAAGGACTACAGCCTTGGGGACGACTTTTGGGAGAAGATGAGAAGCCGAATAAGAAAAAGAAAAGCTATAAAATATCTAAGAATATTACTTTGAAAGAGATGGATTAG
- a CDS encoding type II toxin-antitoxin system RelE/ParE family toxin, translating into MIYKIVLSPKAEIEIDDAIQYYNHFSKSAAKSFKKQLSNSYKKIRLNPFFEKKYNNVRFLPFSKYPYIVLFWIDEVAKKAFVLSVFCTHQNPENYP; encoded by the coding sequence ATGATATATAAAATTGTTTTATCTCCAAAAGCAGAAATAGAAATTGACGATGCTATTCAATATTATAATCATTTTTCGAAGTCAGCAGCAAAATCATTTAAGAAACAACTTTCGAATTCTTATAAAAAAATTCGGCTGAATCCTTTTTTTGAAAAAAAATATAACAATGTAAGATTCTTACCTTTTTCAAAGTATCCCTACATTGTTTTATTTTGGATTGATGAAGTAGCAAAAAAGGCTTTTGTACTTTCCGTTTTTTGCACTCATCAAAATCCGGAAAACTATCCTTAG
- a CDS encoding acyl-CoA dehydrogenase family protein: MSTTFSKIRNAIELFKSIDFDQLGEISQKVNLPKLMENFSKLDDKQLSGMMKMLDPNKKKKELPVIDGDFYDIYHTLTPEQREVQSKVREFMEKEVKPLVNHYWLRDEFPHELIPKFQKLDICGVTYEGYGCKGMPFLMEGVIAMEMARVDASIATFFGVQSGLSMGSIYICGSEEQKQKWLPQMQKFEKIGAFGLTEPEVGSGAAGGLTVTCKSTPEGWILNGQKKWIGNATFADLIIIWARDLDDGEVKGFIVEKDNPGYSVEKIKGKMALRIVQNGLITLKDCIVTEENRLQNANSFKDTAKVLRMTRAGVAWMATGCARGAYESALDYTRKREQFGKPIASFQMIQGHLVEMLSNLTAMQTMVFRLSEMQDEDILKDEHASLAKVFCTMRTRDIVSRAREVLGGNGILLEYDVARFVADAEAIYSYEGTKEINSLIVGRSITGFSAFV; the protein is encoded by the coding sequence ATGTCTACTACTTTTTCCAAAATCAGAAACGCCATAGAATTGTTTAAATCAATCGATTTTGATCAGTTGGGTGAAATTTCACAAAAAGTAAATCTTCCAAAACTGATGGAAAATTTTTCTAAACTCGATGATAAACAGTTGAGCGGAATGATGAAAATGCTTGATCCGAATAAAAAGAAGAAAGAACTTCCCGTAATAGATGGTGATTTTTACGATATTTATCATACGTTGACTCCCGAGCAGCGAGAAGTTCAGTCTAAAGTGAGGGAATTTATGGAAAAAGAAGTGAAACCTTTGGTAAATCACTACTGGCTGAGAGATGAATTTCCGCACGAATTAATTCCCAAATTTCAGAAATTAGATATTTGCGGTGTTACGTATGAAGGTTACGGTTGCAAAGGAATGCCTTTTTTAATGGAAGGTGTCATTGCAATGGAAATGGCACGAGTAGACGCATCTATTGCTACGTTTTTCGGAGTGCAATCTGGCTTGTCGATGGGATCAATCTACATTTGCGGCTCGGAAGAACAGAAACAAAAATGGCTTCCTCAAATGCAGAAATTTGAAAAAATAGGAGCTTTTGGATTGACAGAACCTGAAGTAGGATCCGGCGCGGCTGGAGGTTTGACGGTGACTTGCAAAAGTACTCCTGAAGGCTGGATATTGAACGGACAGAAAAAATGGATTGGAAATGCCACTTTTGCAGATTTAATTATAATTTGGGCAAGAGATCTTGATGATGGTGAAGTGAAAGGTTTTATAGTTGAAAAAGATAATCCGGGATATTCAGTTGAGAAAATAAAAGGAAAAATGGCGCTTAGAATAGTGCAAAATGGATTAATTACTTTGAAAGACTGTATCGTAACAGAGGAAAACAGATTGCAGAACGCCAATTCATTTAAAGACACCGCTAAAGTTCTGAGAATGACAAGAGCTGGAGTCGCGTGGATGGCAACTGGTTGTGCAAGAGGAGCTTATGAAAGTGCTTTAGATTATACGAGAAAACGAGAACAATTCGGGAAGCCTATCGCTTCTTTTCAGATGATTCAGGGACATTTGGTAGAAATGTTGTCTAATTTAACAGCAATGCAGACGATGGTTTTCCGACTTTCTGAAATGCAGGATGAGGATATTTTGAAGGATGAGCACGCTTCTTTAGCAAAAGTTTTCTGTACGATGAGAACCAGAGATATTGTCTCCAGAGCGCGAGAAGTATTGGGCGGAAACGGAATTCTGCTTGAGTATGATGTGGCAAGATTTGTAGCCGATGCCGAAGCAATCTATTCTTACGAAGGAACAAAAGAAATCAATTCACTCATCGTCGGAAGATCAATTACGGGATTTAGCGCATTTGTATAA
- the pgi gene encoding glucose-6-phosphate isomerase has product MLSKINPTQTKSWEALEDHFANNDLELRSLFQYNTERFNEFSLKGENFLFDYSKNLINAKTKELFLNLAEECQLKDAISKMFSGDKINETEGRAVLHTALRDFSDKEILVDGENIKPQIKRVLDHMKAFSENIISGNHKGFSGKEITDVVNIGIGGSDLGPVMVVSALKHFKTRLDVHFVSNVDGNHIAEVVKDLNPETTLFIIASKTFTTQETMTNANSAKDWFLKAGKQEDVAKHFVALSTNIQSVKDFGIAEENIFEFWDWVGGRYSLWSAIGLSIVLSVGYENFEQLLKGAENTDQHFQTADFSENVPVLMGLLGIWYRNFYAATTYAILPYSQYLDRFAAYLQQGDMESNGKCVDRNGEFVEYETGPIIWGEPGTNGQHAFYQLIHQGTELIPADFIAYAKSPNHVSDHQDKLLANFFAQTEALAFGKTEDEVEEELKSAGKPDEEIDFLLNYKVFHGNTPTNSIIFNELTPFSLGQLIAMYEHKIFVQGVIWNIFSFDQFGVELGKVLANKILPELENSEAISSHDSSTNGLINYYKSNK; this is encoded by the coding sequence ATGTTATCAAAAATAAATCCTACACAGACAAAAAGCTGGGAAGCACTTGAAGATCATTTCGCCAACAACGATCTTGAACTGAGAAGCCTTTTCCAATATAATACAGAACGCTTCAATGAATTTTCTTTAAAAGGAGAAAATTTTCTTTTCGATTATTCTAAAAATTTAATAAATGCCAAAACCAAAGAGCTTTTCTTAAATTTAGCAGAAGAATGTCAGTTGAAAGATGCTATTTCTAAAATGTTTTCTGGCGATAAGATCAACGAAACAGAAGGAAGAGCAGTTTTACATACCGCTTTGAGGGATTTTTCTGATAAAGAAATCTTGGTAGATGGTGAAAATATTAAGCCTCAGATCAAACGAGTTCTTGATCACATGAAAGCTTTTTCTGAGAATATTATATCAGGAAATCACAAAGGTTTCAGCGGAAAAGAGATCACCGATGTTGTGAATATAGGAATCGGAGGTTCAGATTTGGGACCTGTGATGGTAGTTTCGGCTTTGAAACATTTTAAAACAAGATTAGATGTGCATTTCGTTTCTAACGTAGACGGTAATCATATTGCTGAAGTTGTAAAAGATTTAAATCCAGAAACCACTTTATTCATTATTGCTTCTAAGACATTTACGACTCAGGAAACGATGACGAATGCCAACTCTGCGAAAGACTGGTTCTTAAAAGCAGGAAAACAGGAAGATGTGGCAAAACATTTTGTGGCTTTATCTACTAATATTCAATCAGTTAAAGACTTCGGAATTGCAGAAGAAAACATTTTCGAATTCTGGGATTGGGTTGGCGGCAGATATTCACTTTGGAGTGCCATTGGTTTAAGCATCGTTCTTTCTGTTGGATATGAAAATTTTGAACAATTATTAAAAGGAGCTGAAAATACGGATCAGCATTTTCAAACAGCAGACTTCTCCGAAAACGTTCCTGTTTTGATGGGACTTTTAGGAATATGGTATCGCAATTTTTACGCAGCAACTACCTATGCAATTCTTCCTTACTCACAATATCTGGACAGATTCGCAGCTTATCTACAGCAAGGCGACATGGAAAGCAACGGAAAATGTGTTGACAGAAATGGTGAGTTTGTAGAATATGAAACGGGACCAATTATTTGGGGTGAGCCGGGAACAAACGGACAACACGCTTTCTACCAATTGATTCATCAGGGAACTGAATTGATTCCTGCTGATTTTATAGCATATGCAAAAAGTCCGAACCACGTTTCTGATCATCAGGATAAATTGTTAGCTAACTTTTTTGCTCAAACAGAAGCACTTGCGTTCGGAAAAACTGAAGATGAAGTTGAGGAAGAATTAAAATCTGCCGGAAAACCTGACGAGGAAATTGATTTCTTATTAAATTATAAGGTCTTCCATGGAAATACTCCGACAAACTCGATCATTTTCAATGAATTAACTCCATTTTCTTTAGGCCAATTGATTGCGATGTACGAACACAAAATATTCGTTCAGGGTGTGATTTGGAATATTTTCAGCTTTGATCAGTTCGGTGTTGAATTAGGTAAAGTTTTGGCCAATAAAATATTGCCGGAATTGGAGAATAGTGAAGCAATCAGTTCGCATGACAGTTCTACGAATGGATTGATTAATTATTATAAATCAAACAAATAA
- a CDS encoding MlaE family ABC transporter permease: MLKKFFTAIGEYMILIGKSLQKPQKMRVFWKLFMREINDLGVNSFGLVTFTSIFVGAVVAIQMFNNFDASSFPIPTSFVGYATKAVLVLEFAPTIISLILAGKVGSYIASTIGTMRVSEQIDALDIMGVNSPNFLILPKIIACLIFNPILIAISIVFGIGGGYIAGMLTGNWTTADYITGIQMYMPNLFIYYAFAKTIVFAFVIATVPSYFGYFVKGGSLEVGRASTQAVVWTMVFIIISELILTQLILS, from the coding sequence ATGTTAAAAAAGTTTTTTACAGCCATAGGTGAATATATGATCCTGATCGGTAAATCTCTACAGAAACCCCAGAAAATGAGAGTTTTCTGGAAGTTATTTATGAGAGAAATCAATGATTTGGGCGTCAACTCTTTTGGATTGGTAACCTTCACATCCATATTCGTGGGTGCTGTTGTTGCCATTCAGATGTTTAATAATTTTGATGCATCATCATTTCCCATACCAACATCTTTTGTAGGATATGCAACCAAGGCTGTTTTAGTTCTTGAATTTGCGCCGACAATTATCAGTTTAATTCTTGCCGGAAAAGTAGGATCTTATATCGCATCAACTATCGGTACAATGCGTGTTTCTGAACAGATTGACGCGCTGGATATTATGGGAGTCAACTCGCCCAACTTTTTAATTTTACCTAAAATCATTGCCTGCCTCATCTTTAATCCGATCTTGATTGCAATCAGCATTGTTTTCGGTATTGGCGGTGGTTATATCGCAGGAATGCTTACCGGAAACTGGACTACAGCAGATTATATTACCGGGATTCAAATGTATATGCCAAATCTTTTTATTTATTACGCATTTGCTAAAACCATTGTATTTGCATTTGTAATTGCAACGGTTCCTTCTTACTTCGGATATTTTGTAAAAGGAGGTTCATTAGAAGTAGGTAGAGCAAGTACGCAAGCGGTGGTTTGGACGATGGTTTTCATCATTATTTCCGAATTAATCTTAACACAATTAATATTAAGCTGA
- a CDS encoding MauE/DoxX family redox-associated membrane protein — MKIIKFIISLLFGLMFINAGLNKFLNYMPMPKPTPEQMKLFEAFEEISWLMPLVGAVEIVGGLLFIFQKTRALGAIIILPIMVGIILHNFTIDKSTTGMAISGVLFLINLWMIIDNSEKYKALVK, encoded by the coding sequence ATGAAAATTATAAAATTCATTATCAGTTTATTGTTTGGATTAATGTTTATCAATGCCGGTTTAAACAAATTCCTTAACTATATGCCGATGCCAAAACCTACTCCTGAACAAATGAAGCTTTTTGAAGCATTCGAAGAAATCAGTTGGTTAATGCCTTTAGTCGGAGCCGTAGAAATTGTTGGCGGCTTATTGTTTATCTTCCAAAAAACAAGAGCTTTAGGCGCAATCATCATTTTACCTATAATGGTTGGTATTATTCTTCACAATTTTACAATAGACAAGTCTACCACAGGAATGGCAATTTCAGGAGTTTTATTTTTAATTAACCTTTGGATGATTATTGATAATTCAGAAAAATATAAAGCTTTAGTTAAATAA
- a CDS encoding exopolysaccharide biosynthesis polyprenyl glycosylphosphotransferase yields the protein MQRIRYSRYLKSIIILLDLLVIAGIFILYFVSQNPDLFRNDELMSQNSFLLLLICSFWILLSGRTKIYNIARNLTFITFVERVIIHLLLFVIGLILIRKVSNNQFFSSELTWFSLYLFSSIIVVKSIVYFIIKYLRSLGINHRNVMFLYEDDSTKTLKDILKGRKDYGYKIFNYNSDEIKEDELIKFWKSNGIHTLFIPTENPFSDHTTDAIFRLAEAHKVHISLIPNISQNDYFFFDLGYIETQPVLNQVKYPLDYYSTFLLKRTFDIVFSILVLVLICSWLFPLIALLIKSSSKGPVFFVQKRYGFHEEVFNCIKFRTMVLNEESSTKTTAENDKRITGIGKFLRRTSLDEMPQFINVLKGEMSVVGPRPHMLAVDNYYKPKIGRYTLRSLASPGITGLAQVSGLRGDSGNVDVEMNKRILADAFYIRNWSFVMDLVIILKTIGLVIVGDKNAK from the coding sequence ATGCAAAGAATTCGGTATTCAAGATATTTAAAATCAATTATTATCCTGCTCGACCTTTTGGTGATTGCAGGTATTTTCATATTGTATTTCGTCAGCCAAAATCCTGACTTGTTCAGAAATGACGAACTTATGTCACAAAATTCGTTTCTACTCCTTCTTATATGTTCCTTTTGGATCTTATTGAGCGGAAGAACGAAGATCTATAACATTGCAAGAAATCTCACTTTTATTACTTTTGTGGAGCGGGTGATCATTCATCTACTTCTGTTTGTAATTGGTCTAATTTTGATAAGAAAAGTGAGTAATAATCAGTTTTTCAGTTCAGAACTTACCTGGTTTTCGTTATATCTGTTTTCATCGATTATCGTCGTCAAATCGATTGTTTATTTTATTATTAAATATCTTCGTTCTTTGGGTATCAACCACAGAAATGTAATGTTTTTATATGAAGACGATTCTACAAAAACCCTGAAAGATATTCTAAAAGGAAGAAAGGATTACGGATATAAAATCTTCAACTACAATTCAGACGAAATTAAAGAAGATGAACTGATAAAATTCTGGAAATCAAACGGTATTCACACTCTCTTTATACCGACAGAAAATCCTTTTTCAGATCACACAACAGATGCAATTTTCAGATTGGCAGAAGCACACAAAGTACATATTTCATTAATTCCGAATATCTCTCAAAACGACTATTTCTTTTTTGATCTGGGTTATATAGAAACTCAACCAGTTTTAAATCAAGTTAAATATCCTTTAGACTACTATTCCACATTTCTGCTAAAACGTACTTTTGACATTGTATTTTCTATATTGGTCTTAGTTTTGATTTGTTCATGGTTGTTTCCCTTGATTGCATTGTTGATTAAAAGCAGCTCAAAAGGTCCTGTTTTCTTTGTACAGAAACGATATGGCTTTCATGAAGAAGTCTTTAACTGTATAAAATTCAGAACAATGGTTTTAAATGAAGAATCGTCAACAAAAACCACCGCTGAAAACGACAAAAGAATCACAGGGATCGGCAAGTTCTTAAGACGAACGAGCTTAGACGAAATGCCACAGTTTATAAATGTATTAAAAGGCGAAATGTCTGTTGTAGGACCAAGACCTCATATGCTTGCAGTTGATAATTATTATAAACCGAAAATAGGAAGATATACTTTGCGAAGTCTGGCAAGTCCCGGAATTACTGGTTTGGCACAGGTAAGCGGCCTTCGCGGAGACAGCGGAAATGTAGACGTAGAAATGAACAAACGCATTCTTGCAGACGCTTTCTATATCAGAAACTGGAGTTTTGTAATGGATCTCGTTATCATCTTAAAAACCATTGGCTTGGTAATAGTTGGTGATAAAAATGCAAAATAA
- a CDS encoding ABC transporter ATP-binding protein codes for MIEVKNLKKSFGDVEVLKGISTNFEKGKTNLIIGQSGSGKTVFLKSLLNVYQPSSGEILFDGRDINVMNREEKQQLRSEIGTLFQGSALFDSLTVEENIMFPLDMFTNLTFREKKRRVFEVIGRVHLDKANRKFPSEISGGMQKRVAIARAIVNHPKYLFCDEPNSGLDPYTSNVIDDLLLEITKEYNTTTIINTHDMNSVMTIGEKIVYLRLGIKEWEGNKDILITAGNKNLIDFVYSSELFKELREYLLENNKNVENTITKIEDNEKDS; via the coding sequence ATGATTGAGGTAAAAAATCTTAAAAAGAGTTTTGGTGATGTTGAAGTGCTCAAAGGAATTTCAACGAATTTTGAAAAAGGCAAAACAAACCTGATTATCGGACAAAGTGGATCCGGAAAAACCGTATTCCTGAAAAGTCTTTTAAACGTTTATCAGCCATCCTCAGGAGAAATATTATTTGATGGAAGAGACATCAATGTAATGAACAGAGAAGAAAAGCAACAACTCCGTTCAGAAATCGGAACTCTCTTTCAGGGAAGTGCACTTTTTGATTCTTTGACGGTGGAAGAAAACATCATGTTTCCTCTGGATATGTTTACAAATCTAACTTTTCGAGAAAAGAAAAGAAGAGTTTTTGAAGTGATCGGGCGTGTACATTTAGATAAAGCAAACCGAAAATTCCCTTCGGAAATCTCTGGTGGAATGCAGAAACGTGTTGCCATTGCAAGAGCTATCGTAAATCATCCTAAATACTTATTCTGTGACGAACCCAATTCGGGATTAGATCCTTATACATCAAATGTAATTGATGATTTATTGTTAGAAATTACAAAAGAATATAATACAACAACCATTATTAACACTCACGATATGAACTCAGTAATGACAATCGGTGAGAAAATTGTTTATCTACGATTGGGTATTAAAGAGTGGGAAGGTAATAAAGATATTCTAATTACCGCAGGTAATAAAAATCTGATTGACTTTGTTTATTCATCAGAATTATTTAAAGAATTGCGAGAATATTTACTCGAAAATAACAAAAACGTAGAAAATACAATCACTAAAATAGAAGACAATGAAAAAGATAGCTAG
- a CDS encoding 7-carboxy-7-deazaguanine synthase QueE → MDLVEDILLKEGKMLPVMEHFYTIQGEGAHTGKAAYFIRLGGCDVGCHWCDVKESWDPMLHPLMNAEEIAETAAKHCKIVVLTGGEPLMWNLDVLTGKLKELGCTVHIETSGAYPMSGQLDWITLSPKKTGLPQEEIYQKAHELKMIVFNNNDLKFAEEQAAKVSENCKLYLQSEWSKRDEIYPKITDFILANPRWQASVQTHKYLNIP, encoded by the coding sequence ATGGATTTAGTAGAAGATATATTATTAAAAGAAGGTAAAATGCTCCCGGTGATGGAGCATTTTTACACTATTCAGGGGGAAGGTGCGCATACCGGAAAAGCAGCTTATTTTATAAGATTGGGCGGTTGCGATGTCGGCTGCCATTGGTGTGATGTGAAGGAAAGTTGGGATCCCATGCTTCACCCTTTAATGAATGCTGAGGAAATTGCAGAAACCGCTGCAAAACATTGCAAAATCGTTGTTTTAACAGGCGGAGAACCATTAATGTGGAATCTTGATGTATTAACCGGGAAGTTAAAAGAGCTGGGATGTACAGTTCACATAGAAACTTCGGGAGCATATCCGATGAGCGGTCAACTGGATTGGATTACACTTTCACCCAAGAAAACAGGTTTACCTCAAGAAGAAATTTATCAAAAGGCTCACGAATTGAAAATGATCGTTTTTAATAATAATGATCTAAAATTTGCTGAAGAGCAGGCTGCTAAAGTTTCAGAAAACTGCAAATTGTATCTTCAGAGTGAATGGAGTAAAAGGGATGAAATTTACCCTAAAATTACAGACTTCATCCTTGCAAATCCGCGTTGGCAGGCATCAGTTCAGACCCACAAATATCTTAATATCCCGTAA